The genomic stretch ATTATAACATATAAAAGATTGCTTATTTTTAGGCAATCTTTTTTTATGATACTGATTTTATGTTCCACTATTTTCCTCCTTCCGGTCTTATCAGGGCTGGGAAAAATCATGGAACAATTTTTTGGAGTTTTAACTCAAGGAGTCTCTGGCAAAATACTTTCGGGAATTATGGGAATAAGTCTTGTATGGACTGCTATTTCTTTCTTCATGCCCCTGAATATGTACATAGAAATTCCTACCGTTTTATTAGGTTTACTCTACTTTTTTAAAGAAAAACTTTATCGGGAATTTTATAAATTTTCAAAAAAAGATCTTTTTTTAACAGGGCTCACTTCCTTAGTGATCCTATTTACCGGAACTTACTATCCTTATATATTAGATCATTTCGGATATTATGTTCCTACTATTAAATGGTTGACAGAATATGGGCTGATCAAGGGAATTTCAAATCTGGACCTTACATTGGGACAAATGTCGATCTGGCATATTTTCCAAGCTGGTTTTTCTAATTTTTCTGATCCTTTTCTAAGAATTAATTCAATCCTACTGATCGTTTATAGCCTGTACAGTATTGAAAAAAGAAACTGGATTCATCTATGTTTTATTCCTTTATTTTTATTTTTTTCACAGTCACCAAGCCCGGACCTTCCGGTCATCATCTTTTCTTTGATTATTTTAAATGAAATAATATCCGGAAATAAAAATACGAGTCTTCTTTTTGCCTTTTCAGTTTTTGTATTGGCTATAAAACCTACCATGATATGGATGCCCCTGCTGGTTTTTCTGTGCAGTATTTTTATTTTCAGATCAAATTTTAAAAAACTGATTTTCGGAGGATGCATTTTATTTTTATTCTTTATTAAAAACATCTGGACTTTCGGATATCCGGTATTTCCTGTAGCTATTGGAGATTTTGGTTTTATTTGGAAACCCAACCCTGAGGTATTGAAAACCTCTTCACAATATGCCATTCTGAAAACCTATGATATGCAGTATTCGTATGAAGAAATTCAAAAATTTTCTACATGGGATCATATCAGAAACTGGCTCTTTCTGAAGGGTATCAAATCAAAAATCAACATTCTGTTCATGCTAAGTTTATTCTTCTTTTCAGCATTTGCTTGGATAAAGAAAAAGAAACTGACCACTATAATCTGTATTTCACTTTTGATAAAAAGTTTGCTTGTACTCGCCTTTTCAGCACAATACAGATTTTTCATGGATGTATTTTTCGTTATGTTTTTCGTATTATTCCATGAGTATTCAGATAAAGGAAAATCTGTTGCTATTTTTTCTGTACTCAGTGTATTTTTTATCTCTTTATTGTCATTTCCAGGTCTTATTCAACAGTATATTCCGAGCTTTCAATTGGGACATTTTATGACCGGATTTAAAAAGAAACAGCTTTATCAGCCTTCAATTTATCAATATCGCCAATTCAACAATTTTAAGGTTGGCAATTTACTATTTAACGTTTCCAAAAACTATCCTTACAACTTTGAAACTCCTCTTCCTGCCATCTCCGGCAGTTTTATTTTTGACGATGCAAAAGCAGAAATTTTCCCTCAGCTAATTGACAAAAATAACATAGCAAAAGGATTCATCTGGAAAAGAATGACTTACAAAGAGAAAAAAGAAGCACAAGCCGTCATCAATACAATCGAAAGTATTCATAAATAGAACCAATACTGAAACTTTATTATGTGAAGAAAAAAAGGTAATTTTGTATCATGTTCAACACATTAGGTAATCTTCTTAGTCTTACAACATTTGGAGAAAGTCACGGAGTGGCTTATGGCGGTATCATCAATAATTTCCCGGCAGGTTTAACGGTAGATCTCGATAAAGTTCAATATGAATTGAACCGAAGAAAACCCGGCCAGTCTGCTATTGTTACTCAAAGAAAGGAAAGCGACACAGTAAAGTTTCTTTCAGGAATTTTTGATGGAAAAACAACAGGTACGCCTATCGGTTTTATTATTGAAAACGAAAATCAAAAATCAAAGGATTATGACCACATTGCTGGAGCCTATCGTCCAAGTCATGCAGATTTTACGTATGACCAGAAATTTGGTTTCAGAGATCATCGTGGAGGAGGAAAATCTTCTGCCAGAGAAACCATGAACTGGGTAGTAGCAGGAGCTTTAGCCAAGCAACTTTTACCAGAGATTGAGATCAATGCGTATGTTTCTTCTGTAGGTGATATTTTCTGCGAAAAGCCATACCAAGCTCTTGACTTTTCTCAAACAGAAAGTAATGATGTTCGTTGTCCGGATGCTGAAACGGCAGAAAAGATGATTGCCAGAATTAAAGAAATTAAAAAAGAAGGAAATACAATTGGAGGTACCATTACCTGTGTGATTAAAAATGTTCCTGTAGGAATTGGTGAACCTATATTTTCAAAACTTCAGGCAGAACTGGCTAAAGCAATGCTAAATATCAATGCCTGCAAAGGGTTTGAGTATGGAAGCGGTTTTTGTGGAGCAAAAATGACTGGAAAAGAACATAATGACCAATTTAATACAGATTTTACTACAAAATCGAATCTGTCAGGAGGGATTCAGGGTGGGATTTCCAATGGAATGGATATTTATTTCCGTGTGGCATTTAAGCCCGTTGCAACAATTCTAAGACCTCAGGACAGTATTGACAAGGAAGGAAATCCTGTTATTGTGGAAGGAAAAGGACGTCACGACCCATGTGTAGTACCAAGAGCCGTCCCTGTAGTGGAAAGCCTTGCAGCATTTGTTTTGGCAGATTTATTTCTGATTAACAAAACGAGAAACATCAATAATTTTTAATATAAATATTTTTGGTAATGAAAAATTACTGGGATCAGGGAATTTCTTTTGAAGAATACCTTCAAATTGCACAACAACGATTAGACAATCCTGCCAACCAACAGGAAATTGAATATAAACAATATTATGAACTTGGTCTTCAGAGAATGGACAGAACGATTAAGAAGTATGTTCCGGATGAAGGCCAAAGAAAAGAATTAGAGTCTAAGAATTTTGACGGAAAAATTTTAATCATTTCTGAAGCCTGGTGTGGAGATGCCAGTGCAACAGTTCCTGCTCTTTTTAAATTCTTTGAAGGTCATAATGAAATCAGAGTTTTTTTAAGAGACAGCGATAAGAGTTTAATCAACCAGTTTTTAACTAATGGTACGGAATCGATTCCCAAGGTATTAATCCTTGATAAAGATTTTAATGTAAAAAACTCATGGGGTCCCCGTCCGAAGTATGGATATGAGTTATTAATGAAATACAAAGCTGATCCTGAAAGCTATCCAAAGGACACTTTCTATAATGACCTGCAGATCTATTATGCCAAAAACAGAGGTAAAGATGCCGTTCAGGAAATCTTGGATCTGTTATAAAAAAACAGAATATGAAAAAAGGGATTATTTTTATCATAATAATTGTCATCATTGGTATCATTGCATTTGTACCGGGAGTGAAAGACTTTCTGAAAAACCAGTTTTTCCCTATCGCTACCATTGAAAATGCAGTGCACATCAATGAAGAAGATTACGACATAGACCTTAAAGGAATCAATGCACCCAGCACAAACCTTAAAAATTTTAAGGACAAAGCTGTTTTTCTGAACTTTTGGGGAACATGGTGCCCGCCGTGCAGAAAAGAATGGCCATCAATTCAAAAATTATATGATTCCAGAAAAGATCATGTAGATTTTGTCCTTATAGCTATGAATGACAAAGAAGAAGATGTGAGAAAATTTTTAAAGGAAAATAATTATACAGTACCTGTATATATTGCTCAAAGCCCGATATCTGAAAAGATACTTCCTAAAGTCTTCCCCACTACTTTTCTTCTGGATAAAACCGGCAGAATCCTGATTAAGGAAGATGCCACAAAAGATTGGGACTCAGAGACTGTGCACCAATTTATTGATAATATCATCAAATAATTTTTAACTAAATTTTATAATTTGTTGGTACAGGATTTGTGAAATTTATACCATTGAAAAATTTGTTTAAATCCAAACACAAAATGAAATATTCAAAATTAAATCTTGCAAAAGAAGCTATCAGTCACAAAGGCTTTGTAAAAAAGATCCCTGATATTTTCAGAATGGTAAAAATGTGGAGAAAAGGAAGCTATCCTATGAGATCCATTGACATTATTCTTCCTCTGCTGGGGATTTTATATGTCATCTCTCCTATTGACCTTCTTCCTGAATTTGCCATCCCGGTGCTTGGAGTGATGGATGATTTGGCAGTATTGTCACTTACTATCCCGAAACTCATCAAAGAAGTGGACAAATTTCTACTTTGGGAAGCTGAACAAAAATATAATGGTACGCAAGTGATTGATGCCGAAATCGTAAAATAATAATTTATTTATATTTTTAAAACCATTCTGTTTGTACAGAATGGTTTTTTATTAATCCATGGGCGATAAATTTTTAAGCCTTATTTCAAATCCTTAAATTTGCAATATCTAATAAAAAATAATGGAAAGTAAAAAAGAATTCTTTTTGGAGTGCTACAAACTAGGCATCATTAAATTTGGAAGATTCACCCTGAAAAGTGGTATTGAGAGCCCTTTTTATGTAGACTTAAGACCTTTGGCCTCAGATCCTAAAATCTTAAAAAATCTTGCTAATTATTTATTGGAAATGCTTCCACTGGATAATTTTGATTTAATTTGTGGAGTTCCTTATGCTGCTCTTCCTATGGCAACCGCGATGTCACTGGAAAGTTATATTCCATTAATTATTAAAAGAAAAGAAGCGAAAAGTTATGGTACTAAAAAACTGATCGAAGGAATTTACCAGAAAGGACAAAATTGTCTTTTAGTAGAAGACGTCATCACTTCCGGAAAATCTTTGGTGGAAACGATTGCTGAAGTAGAACAGGAAGACCTTAAAGTTGCTGATATTGTAGTGGTACTTGACAGAGAGCAGGGCGGAAAGCAACTGTTGGAAGGGAAAGGCTACAGAGTACATACTCTTTTCAATATTTCTGAAGTATGTGGAATTCTTCAGGAAACCGGAGAATTATCTGATGAAGAAGTGAAGAGAATTCAGGATTTCCTACAGGGCAATCACATTCAGTTTGAAGAAGAGACCAGAACTTCTTATGAACAAAAACTAAACAACACTCAACATTCTGTTTCAAAGAAATTATTGGAAACAGCGTTGGCAAAAAAATCTAACCTGATTGCTTCTGCTGATGTAACAACAACTCAGGAGTTATTAGATTTAGCCGAAAAAGTAGGACCGCACATTATTGCTTTAAAGACACACATCGATATTATTTCTGATTTTGATTATGAAAAAACGATTACTCCTTTAAAAGCAATTGCTGTAAAACATCAGTTTTTATTGATGGAAGACAGAAAATTTGCAGACATTGGAAATACACAAGAGCTGCAATTTACAAGTGGAGTTTTCAAAATTACAGATTGGGCTGATTTTGTAACCTCCCAGGTTATTGGTGGCTTTGAATCGTTAGACTGCTTTAAAAATGTAGGCGTAGTAGCCATTGTTGGAATGTCATCGAAAGGAGCTTTAACAACAGCTAGCTATCGCGAAGAAGCATTAAAGGTAGCTTTATCTCACCCTAATGTAATTGGAGGAGTTTCTCAGAATAAAATTCCTGAAGATTTGTTGTTATTCACTCCTGGGGTAAACCTGGCAGATTCTGGTGATGGAAAAGGACAGCAGTACAATACTCCAGAGCATGTTTTCAAAACGCTGCACACAGATTTCATCATTGTAGGAAGAGGGATCTATAAATCTGAAAACCCGGAAGCGGCAGCTGTTACTTATAAAAATGAAGGATGGAATGCTTATATTAATTCTTTGGAAAAAAAAGCAATTCAGAATTAAAATCCTATAAAGTATATACAAAATAAGCTATATTTGAGCTTTATCACGGATATTTGAAAAAGATCAGCATTTGCCTTATTTTGTTTTGTGGAGTTATACAGATCTCTGCACAGAAAGACAGTATATACATTGGAGCTAAACTCTCTCCTGACAATAAAACCTTTGAGGTAAATCAGGAGATTGTTTATTACAATCATTCTGAAAAAGACCTGCAAACGATAAAACTTCTGAACTGGATTTCTGCGTATAACAAACGCGGAACATCCTTAGTCTACAGAAAGCTGGAAGACCGAAACAGCGATTTGCATTTTGCAAAGAATCATGAACTCGGAAAACTTCTGGAACTTCATATTAAAGACTCTGGCAACCAGGAAATACCCGTCAATACGATTTCAGATGAAAATCTTTTCCTTCCTCTGAAAGAAGCATTAAAACCAGGCGAAAGCATCACCCTGCAGTTACATTACCGCATGCAGCTTCCCGATAAAAAGTTTACGGGATATGGAACATCAGGTCAAAACACTGCTTTAAAATATTTCTTTATTGTTCCGGATCATTTTGATCCGGACAATATTTCTGAAAGAAAATACCATGATATTGAAGAACCTGTAAGTTTCAATACTTTCTGGACGGTTAATTTTGATATTCCCGTGAACAGTTTCATTGAAAGTAATTTGCCACAGATTCAAATGAATTCTTTTCAGGGTTATTTGGATTCTGATCCTGAATTTTCAGTTTCTACCAATACCTATCCCATCATAAAAACTAATATTGACGGTACAGTTACGGAAATTAAGTTCGGTTATAATCTCAAGCCAGATGAGAAACAAAATCTGGAGTTTTACTTACCTCTTCATTTAAAGTTTCTCAAGGAAAAAATCGGCACTCTTCCGAAAAGTATATTTATTTCAGATAAATTCAGAGAGAAAGAAGATTTCTTCGGGAATAACGATATTACTTTCTGGAAATTTAGATTTCAGTTATTTACCGATGCTGAAAAAACCGATCTTGATTATTTTGGGATCATTACCAAAAAAGTTCTGGAGGAAAAGATCATCTCCGATAAACAAAAAGATCATTGGTTTAAAAATGGTTTAAAATCTTATCTTGAAATCCAGTATCTGAAAAAGTTCTATAAAGATACCAAGCTTTTAGGAGCACTCCCTGAAAGTAAGCTTTTTGGGCTCAAACCTTTAAAATTATTCCATGCATCTAAGGTAAAACTTCTAGACCGTTACGGATTGGCTTACCAATACATCATGCTTCAGAATCTGGATCAGAAAATTGAGGAAGATTTTACGAGCTTAAGTAACTTCAATGATATGGCCATTAGTAGTTTTGAGACAGGGAGTCTTTTTAATTATTCGGCTGACAAAATGGGAGATCAACCTTTCAATGATCTTGTAAAGGAGTATCTTTCAAAAAATTCAGGAAATAAGATTAATCCGAATGACTTTTTGAAACAATTATCAGATAAAGAAAAATCTGCCCATTATCTTGAAGGGTTTTTCAAGCAAAAAAACAGGGTTAATTTTACGCTGAAGCATATTAAAAAGGAAAACGATTCTCTACAGATTAAAATTGCAAAAAATACGGATGCTTCTATTCCGCTAAAGTTGGAAACCGAAACCAAATCTGGCGAAAGAAAGTCCTATTGGATAGAAACAGAAGAAAATGAGAGGTTAAAAGAAGTTTCTCTGCCTGCATCTGACAATATTTATAAAGTAACCTTAAATAATGATTATATTTTCCCGGAATCCAGTTATCGGGATAACTTTCTATATGCAAAAGGGTTATTTTTAAATACTAAAAAAATCAAGTTTAAGCTCATAAAGGACATTCCAAATCCTGAATACAACGAAATTTATGTAAGCCCAAGGGTTCGTTTCAACAACACTTATGATAAATTCTTATTGGGGGCTAATTTTAAAAATCAATCATTTTTTGATCAGAAATTCTTGTATTCATTTACTCCAACATACAGTACAGGTACGGGAAAACTGACTGGTTCAGGAGGTATATCTTATTCTTTCCTGCCGGCTGAAAGTATGTTCAGAAGCATTACATTCGGAGCTTCCGGGGCATATTTCCATTATGATTATAACTTAGCTTACAGAAAAGGCTCTGTATTTTCAACCTTAAACTTTAGAAAAAACCCAAGAAGTACTGTAAGCCGAAGCGTTGGTGTTTCTTATAATTATTTTGAAAGAGATCTTAGTCCTGCAATGATGGCCAATGATGATTATAAAAAATATAATCTTTGGGGATTAGGATATAGCTACAGTGATAGTCAGATGATCCATGAAAAAAGCTTCAGCCTAAGCGCACAGGGTATGGAAGATTTCAATAAGATTACTGCTGAAGGATTCTACAGATGGGAATTTGCTCCAAGACAAAAGCTAAGTGTCCGTTTATTTGCCGGATATTTTCTCAGAAATTATACCCGTACTGATCTATTCAACTATGGAATCTCTAGAGTATCAAACTATACTTTCTCGTACAATCTTTTAGGAGAAAGTGCCAGCAGTGGACTTCTTTCACAACAGTTTATCCTCGCTGACGGAGGGTTTAAATCGTTTCTTCCCGGAACAGTTAATCAATGGATTACTTCCGTGAATGTAGATTCAAGTATATGGAAAATATTCCATGTGTATGCTGATGCCGGAATGTATAAAAATAAAGATCTTTCAGCAAAATTCATTTGGGACAGTGGAATTAAGGTAAGAATCATTCCGGACTTCCTGGAGGTTTATTTTCCAATACAATCTTCTTTGGGATTTGAGCCAGGATTCAAAGACTATGCAAAGCGTATCAGATATACACTGGTTCTTAATCTTGGAGCTGTTATTAACGCAGCAAGAAGAGGCTGGTATTAAAAAACTAATCTTTAACAATTTTTTGTGAAACCGGAGCATTATTAACGGTTCCTGTTACAAAATAGGTCCCTTTAGGAAGTTCTGTAATATCTATATTCTGAGCAAATTTCGTTGGAGACTTTTTCACAACTTGTCTGAAAGTATCATATACTTTTACATCTTTGATCTGCATTCCGAAAAGTACATTACCATCTTTAACAAAAGGATTCTGAACAAAGCCTGCTTTTGCAATACCTTCAGCAGAAAAATCTGCCATATTATCACTGCCGTTCTCTAAAGTTCTTCTAATAGCTGTGGAAGCTGTAGGAGAGGGAGCTGGGCCATCACCTTTAAACTGATCTGCATTGGCACCATACCCCACAAAATCTAATACATTGGAAGAAGCTGGATTCATTACCTGTACAATATTTCCTGCAAGTGCTAATTTCCCGGAGGTTCCTGAAATTCTTATTCCAACAGATTTATTGGGTGTACCATCAAAATTTGTAACTGTTGTCGCTATAAAATTGGGTACCGGCAAGGCTTCTACTCCTCCGTCTATTGCCGCTTCCTGGATCAGATAGGTTTCTTCTGGTCCCAAAGTAAAATCTGGCAGCGTATGATATTCTGTAAAAGCCCCGATTGCGGGTGCATATTGTATACTTGCCCCTGTTAAAGAAACGAGTGTAGTTCCTATATTTTTAAGAACAATATAATTATTTTTGTAAACTGCCCCTGAATTACCATTCCCTCCATAAATTTCATTGATCACAATCTGGGCATTCATCAAAGTAGTCATTAAAGTTAGACCAGCAATAGTAAAGATTTTTTTCACTACAATAATTTTAGGAATAGAGTTATCTTAAAAATATCAAAAACAACACCATTTAATTGGAAATTTACAAAAAATTCACCATAAATGTCTTCTATTCTAACTAAGAAAATTTAAATTAATAAGGATAAAAAATCCGGCCATTTCTACGAAATGGCCGGATTCTATTTTAATCTAAAACTAAATTAGTCTTTTAAGATTTTTTGAGATATTGCCTGGTTGTTTACTGTACCAGTTACAATATAGTTTCCTTTTGTTAACTCAGCAACGTTTACAGTTCCGTTTTGTTTTACAGAAGCTTCTTTTACAAGTTGTCCGAACATATTGAAAACTTTTACATCTTTAACATCAGCTCCGAAAGTGATTTCGTTGTTTTTTACGAAAGTATTTTTTACGAACTGTGCTGATTTAGCGTTTTTAAGGTCTGAAACACCTAATGAACCACTAGCAACAGTCTTGATAACGATGTTATCCAGATAAGCTCTAAAAGAAGTATTGGTAGTCTCAAATGTAACTGTTGAGTTAGCAAGACCTCCAGCAAAGGTTACAGTCTTGGATTCAGGAGTTCCACTCATTACTGCAGCATAAGTTACAGTCTGATCTGCTAAGTTAGTTACTTTTACAGTGATAGTACTTGGAGTAGCTGTCCATCCTTTAACATCAAAAGTTATTACTACATTTCCTCCATCAGTTGATAAATTCAAAGGATTTGTAGTCATAGTTCCAATAATAGAAGACGTTCCTAATTTTGCCATACCACCTGCACTGTATACTTTTGATCCAGTAGGGAAAGTTGCTACAGGAGGAAGAGGATTGGTAGCTGTTCCAGGATTGTAAACATCTGTTCCATTAGGAGCTGTAGAACCAGTTGAAGTAGTATTTCCTCCTGCTGTATAACTATCAAAATTTTCAGTTAAAACAACTGTTTGCTGAGCATTTGCCATAAAAGCAACAGCAGCAATTCCACAAATAGTAAAGATCTTTTTCATAAAATAATTTTTTTTAAAAATTTATGTGGTAAAAGTACAAAAAAACCGCTATTTATTTGAAATAGCGGTATATATTTAACAATTAATTAAAATTACTTTTTAATAATCTTCTCAGAGAACGCTTTACCATTACTATTTCCTGTTACAAAATAAATCCCACTCTGTAGATTTTCCACATTCACAGATCCATTTTCAGAAACAGAAGCTGATTTTACGAGCTGCCCATTTACATTAAAAATTTTAATATCAGATTGTACTCCGAAATAGATTTCCTTATCTGCAGAAGTATTTTTAACAAAAACAGATTTAGATTTTACCATTTCTGAAGTAGCTAATGAACCTGAAATACCTTCTACCTTTACATCATCAATTCTATAGTTTCCTGAATTACTTGTTACTGAAGTCCATCTAAGACTTAACGTTGCTGAATTTCCTGCCCCAGCTGGCAATTGAATAGGAGTTCCGTTATTTACAAGAGACCAGGTGGTAGCTTTTTTATTATAAGTATAAGCTACATCATTCCATGTGGTTCCGTCTGTACTCCATTGGAAAACAATATCCTGATTAAAGGCAGTTGCTCCTAACCCGCCCCATATAACGGAAATATTAGTATAACCCACTGTTGATAAATTAGAATAGGTTAAAGTATGGGTAACTCCATTGGGCCCCTGACCAACGAATACCATATTCATTCCTCCTGAAGCTCCGGGATATTTATTTGTTGACACATTAGATCCGTTTGATTTCCAACCATTGGTAGTGTTAGTACTTGTCCATCCGGTTGGTAATGTTGCTGTAGTTCCAAAAGATTCTGACAAAAGAGTTGTTTGTCCAAAAGCAATAACGGCAAACATTACTGTTGCCCATAACGAATAAAGTTTTTTCATGATTATAATTTTATATTATCTATAATTTCGATGACTAAATTACTCTTAATTTTAAGGACTTAACAATATTTGGATTAATTTTCTGTTAATAATAGTTGACCCTGTGCTATTAACATTTTTTAATTATTTTTACGAATTATTTTTCAGGAGTTGCGGAATACTTTTATCCTATTCGTTGTATTTTTCTTTGGCATATTTTCAGGAAGTGCTCAGGTATTTTCATGGAAAAATCCTAACGTTCCTGAAGACAGCATTAAAAAAGACAGTATTCTCGCCGCAAGGCTTGAACAGGACATTTTCGCAAAAGATACCTTAGACTTTATACGAACTCATAACAGAATTGTTGTGGATGAAGCTGTACTTGCTAAAAATGATAAAAAACGATTTTTAGGAGAGCTTAATTCCAAAGGTTCCATTATCCGTGGGATTACATTTGGAAATAATCAGGGACAATCTGTGCAAAGCTCCATGGATCTTCAGATTTCGGGGCGCCTCTCCAAAGACGTGACCATTTTAGCCAGTATTTCCGATCATAATTTACCGATTCAGGCAGATGGATACACCCAAACTTTAGAAGAGTTTGATAAAATCTACATGCAGCTTAACATTAAGGATAAATCTATTTTGAGAGCCGGGCATCTTGACCTGGTAGAATCTAAAAATTATTTTGCCAAATACCAGAGACGAAGCATGGGAATTCAGTTTCAAACGGAATTTGGGAAAGAAAATAAAACATTTGTAGATATTTCTGCTGGTGTGGCACGAAGCGAATTTCACAGAATACGTTTTCAGGGAGTTGAAGGAAACCAAGGACCTTACCGTCTGACAGGGAAAAACGGAGAGCAGTTCATTACTTTGATCTCAGGTTCCGAGCAGGTATTTATTGATGGAATTTTAATGAAACGTGGGGAAAATCAGGATTATGTGATCAACTATAATACAGGTGAAGTTACCTTTACCAGTTTCCGTCCTATTTTCCAGCAGAACTTCATCACGATTTCCTATAACTACGCCAACAGGAACTATTCAAGATATTTATTTACCGGAAAATTAGAACATCAAAGAGAAAAATTCAAGGTGGGTCTGAACTGGTTTATGGAGAATGATAACAAAAATGCTCCTCTTTCTTTGAGTTTATCGAAAGAAGATGAGCAGATTCTGGCCAACGCAGGAAATGATCCTAATTTGATGTATGCTCCATCAGGCGTTGTTACCGAATACGACGTTAATAAAATTTTATACCGTTTAAATCCTGCCGGAAATTTCTATGAACTTTCTACAGATCCTAATGAAACTCTATATCAGGTATCTTTCACCTATTTTGGAGCCAATCAGGGAGATTATAAAACTGCTCAAACAACCAATAACGGACGTGTTTTTGAATATGTAGGTCCTAATGCGGGAGATTACAGAGCAGTAAGAAAGCTTCCTTCGCCTCAGAAATCCCAGGTATTTTCCCTTAATTCTGAATATTTACTGAACGAGGGAAAAATAGGTGCTGATATTTCCCTGAGTAATTATGATGTCAATCTATTTTCATCTAAAGATTCTAACCAGAATACCGGGTATGCATACCGTATCTTCGGAAATAAAACTTTTACAAAAAGCACATGGAAAGGAACTCCAAGTTTTGAATATCAATATATAGATAAACAATTCCATATCCTGGATC from Chryseobacterium indologenes encodes the following:
- a CDS encoding YkvA family protein translates to MKYSKLNLAKEAISHKGFVKKIPDIFRMVKMWRKGSYPMRSIDIILPLLGILYVISPIDLLPEFAIPVLGVMDDLAVLSLTIPKLIKEVDKFLLWEAEQKYNGTQVIDAEIVK
- a CDS encoding LIC_10190 family membrane protein is translated as MEQFFGVLTQGVSGKILSGIMGISLVWTAISFFMPLNMYIEIPTVLLGLLYFFKEKLYREFYKFSKKDLFLTGLTSLVILFTGTYYPYILDHFGYYVPTIKWLTEYGLIKGISNLDLTLGQMSIWHIFQAGFSNFSDPFLRINSILLIVYSLYSIEKRNWIHLCFIPLFLFFSQSPSPDLPVIIFSLIILNEIISGNKNTSLLFAFSVFVLAIKPTMIWMPLLVFLCSIFIFRSNFKKLIFGGCILFLFFIKNIWTFGYPVFPVAIGDFGFIWKPNPEVLKTSSQYAILKTYDMQYSYEEIQKFSTWDHIRNWLFLKGIKSKINILFMLSLFFFSAFAWIKKKKLTTIICISLLIKSLLVLAFSAQYRFFMDVFFVMFFVLFHEYSDKGKSVAIFSVLSVFFISLLSFPGLIQQYIPSFQLGHFMTGFKKKQLYQPSIYQYRQFNNFKVGNLLFNVSKNYPYNFETPLPAISGSFIFDDAKAEIFPQLIDKNNIAKGFIWKRMTYKEKKEAQAVINTIESIHK
- a CDS encoding thioredoxin family protein; translation: MKNYWDQGISFEEYLQIAQQRLDNPANQQEIEYKQYYELGLQRMDRTIKKYVPDEGQRKELESKNFDGKILIISEAWCGDASATVPALFKFFEGHNEIRVFLRDSDKSLINQFLTNGTESIPKVLILDKDFNVKNSWGPRPKYGYELLMKYKADPESYPKDTFYNDLQIYYAKNRGKDAVQEILDLL
- a CDS encoding TlpA family protein disulfide reductase, coding for MKKGIIFIIIIVIIGIIAFVPGVKDFLKNQFFPIATIENAVHINEEDYDIDLKGINAPSTNLKNFKDKAVFLNFWGTWCPPCRKEWPSIQKLYDSRKDHVDFVLIAMNDKEEDVRKFLKENNYTVPVYIAQSPISEKILPKVFPTTFLLDKTGRILIKEDATKDWDSETVHQFIDNIIK
- the aroC gene encoding chorismate synthase, which gives rise to MFNTLGNLLSLTTFGESHGVAYGGIINNFPAGLTVDLDKVQYELNRRKPGQSAIVTQRKESDTVKFLSGIFDGKTTGTPIGFIIENENQKSKDYDHIAGAYRPSHADFTYDQKFGFRDHRGGGKSSARETMNWVVAGALAKQLLPEIEINAYVSSVGDIFCEKPYQALDFSQTESNDVRCPDAETAEKMIARIKEIKKEGNTIGGTITCVIKNVPVGIGEPIFSKLQAELAKAMLNINACKGFEYGSGFCGAKMTGKEHNDQFNTDFTTKSNLSGGIQGGISNGMDIYFRVAFKPVATILRPQDSIDKEGNPVIVEGKGRHDPCVVPRAVPVVESLAAFVLADLFLINKTRNINNF
- the pyrF gene encoding orotidine-5'-phosphate decarboxylase translates to MESKKEFFLECYKLGIIKFGRFTLKSGIESPFYVDLRPLASDPKILKNLANYLLEMLPLDNFDLICGVPYAALPMATAMSLESYIPLIIKRKEAKSYGTKKLIEGIYQKGQNCLLVEDVITSGKSLVETIAEVEQEDLKVADIVVVLDREQGGKQLLEGKGYRVHTLFNISEVCGILQETGELSDEEVKRIQDFLQGNHIQFEEETRTSYEQKLNNTQHSVSKKLLETALAKKSNLIASADVTTTQELLDLAEKVGPHIIALKTHIDIISDFDYEKTITPLKAIAVKHQFLLMEDRKFADIGNTQELQFTSGVFKITDWADFVTSQVIGGFESLDCFKNVGVVAIVGMSSKGALTTASYREEALKVALSHPNVIGGVSQNKIPEDLLLFTPGVNLADSGDGKGQQYNTPEHVFKTLHTDFIIVGRGIYKSENPEAAAVTYKNEGWNAYINSLEKKAIQN